Proteins from one bacterium genomic window:
- a CDS encoding citrate (Si)-synthase, whose translation MAKLQNALAKKIPVWRDEIGTLVKQHGDQKISDVSIAQAYGGMRGVKGMVCDTSEVPPDVGLLIRGIPVGDLVDKTPEDTFYLLCTGELPKAADRKALTDELNARAKVPSYVWKVLEAMPKNSHPMCMLDTAILSMQRESEFVKAYNAGMPKTDYWKPTLEDSLNLLARIPTIAAGVYRMRFNKGPRINPKKGLTWSENYARMLGVPDKSGEFADCMRLYLVLHSDHEGGNVSAHTCHLVGSALSDAYYSVSAGLNGLAGPLHGLANQECLNWVLELKKQFKGVPSDEQLTQFAWDTLNGGKVIPGYGHAVLRVSDPRFTAFRAFGMKHFPNDPVMALVNKIFEIVPGVLMEHGKAKNPWPNVDAASGALLYHYGLREFSYYTVLFSVSRAMGMLSQLIINRAMGSPIERPKSVTTKWLQAQVK comes from the coding sequence ATGGCCAAGCTGCAGAACGCACTCGCCAAGAAGATTCCGGTCTGGCGGGACGAGATCGGAACCCTGGTCAAGCAACACGGCGACCAGAAGATCAGTGACGTCTCCATCGCCCAGGCCTACGGCGGCATGCGCGGCGTCAAGGGCATGGTGTGCGACACCTCCGAAGTCCCGCCCGATGTCGGCCTGCTCATCCGCGGCATCCCCGTCGGCGACCTCGTCGACAAGACCCCCGAGGACACCTTCTACCTCCTCTGCACCGGCGAGCTGCCCAAGGCCGCCGACCGCAAGGCCCTGACCGACGAGCTCAACGCCCGCGCCAAGGTGCCGAGCTACGTGTGGAAGGTCCTCGAGGCCATGCCGAAGAACTCGCACCCCATGTGCATGCTCGACACGGCGATCCTGTCGATGCAGCGCGAGAGCGAGTTCGTGAAGGCCTACAACGCCGGCATGCCCAAGACCGACTACTGGAAGCCGACCCTCGAGGACAGCCTGAACCTGCTGGCCCGCATCCCGACCATCGCGGCCGGCGTGTACCGCATGCGCTTCAACAAGGGTCCGCGCATCAACCCGAAGAAGGGCCTGACCTGGTCCGAGAACTACGCCCGCATGCTGGGCGTCCCCGACAAGTCGGGCGAGTTCGCCGACTGCATGCGCCTGTACCTGGTGCTGCACTCCGACCACGAGGGCGGCAACGTCTCGGCCCACACCTGCCACCTGGTGGGCTCGGCCCTGAGCGACGCCTACTACAGCGTCTCCGCCGGCCTGAACGGCCTCGCGGGCCCGCTGCACGGCCTCGCGAACCAGGAGTGCCTCAACTGGGTGCTCGAACTGAAGAAGCAGTTCAAGGGCGTGCCCTCGGACGAGCAGTTGACCCAGTTCGCGTGGGACACCCTGAACGGCGGCAAGGTCATCCCGGGCTACGGCCACGCGGTGCTCCGCGTCAGCGACCCGCGCTTCACCGCCTTCCGTGCCTTCGGCATGAAGCACTTCCCGAACGACCCCGTCATGGCCCTGGTGAACAAGATCTTCGAGATCGTGCCGGGTGTCCTGATGGAGCACGGCAAGGCCAAGAACCCCTGGCCGAACGTCGACGCCGCGTCCGGCGCGCTGCTGTACCACTACGGCCTGCGCGAGTTCAGCTACTACACGGTGCTGTTCTCGGTGAGCCGCGCCATGGGCATGCTGTCGCAGCTGATCATCAACCGCGCCATGGGTTCGCCCATCGAGCGACCGAAGTCGGTCACGACGAAGTGGCTGCAGGCGCAGGTGAAGTAG
- a CDS encoding ATP-dependent helicase, whose protein sequence is AGWPRSEEAAVASPPAAGPWWRRLGRGGDARRRVPGNDRLDAAQAAAVLAGDGVVQVIAPAGSGKTTVLVERVKELQRRGTPAGRILCLSFNRDAKEEIGVRLQRAGVAGVVVRSFHGLGLAILQAEGRAGASVGEMTDDELTGLAGAVAAPRGEQPWAPARLRETLSGFKLAAMVTPAEARAAAADPDADPDAEHAAALYEAYERSLASRGRLDFDDLVARTVRLLQDDPAVRRRWQAAFARVLVDEYQDIEPAQALLVGLLAAPEDSLFCVGDEDQCIYAWRRATVRRIIELDQVYPGLERHALAHNYRCGRRIVTASRRLIEHNEVRFRKPLRAGGREKGVIVVGRCRDRREAAALVAHLISDADPTGCAVLARTSRLLAEVADACGGAAPVELATIHAAKGREWERVIIYAADEGQTPHRTALGEEGGLEDERRLFYVALTRAKRRLEIVCTRGRESRFLGEAWIG, encoded by the coding sequence GGCGGGGTGGCCCCGCAGCGAGGAGGCCGCCGTGGCGTCGCCGCCGGCCGCGGGACCCTGGTGGCGCCGCCTCGGCCGCGGCGGGGACGCTCGCCGTCGCGTGCCCGGCAACGACCGCCTCGACGCGGCCCAGGCCGCCGCCGTCCTGGCCGGCGACGGTGTGGTGCAGGTCATCGCCCCGGCGGGCAGCGGCAAGACGACGGTGCTCGTCGAGCGCGTGAAGGAGTTGCAGCGGCGCGGCACGCCGGCCGGGCGCATCCTCTGCCTCAGCTTCAACCGCGACGCCAAGGAGGAGATCGGCGTGCGCCTGCAGCGGGCCGGCGTGGCCGGAGTCGTGGTGCGCAGCTTCCACGGCCTGGGGCTGGCGATCCTGCAGGCCGAGGGCCGGGCGGGCGCCTCGGTGGGGGAAATGACGGACGACGAACTGACGGGTCTGGCGGGGGCGGTGGCGGCCCCCCGGGGCGAGCAACCCTGGGCGCCCGCGCGCCTGCGCGAAACGCTCAGCGGGTTCAAACTGGCGGCCATGGTCACCCCGGCCGAGGCCCGCGCCGCGGCCGCCGACCCGGACGCCGACCCGGACGCCGAACACGCGGCCGCCCTCTACGAGGCCTACGAACGGTCCCTCGCCAGCCGGGGCCGGCTCGACTTCGACGACCTGGTCGCCCGCACGGTGCGCCTGCTCCAGGACGACCCGGCGGTGCGCCGCCGCTGGCAGGCGGCCTTCGCGCGCGTGCTGGTCGACGAGTACCAGGACATCGAGCCGGCCCAGGCCCTGCTCGTGGGACTGCTGGCGGCGCCGGAGGATTCCCTGTTCTGCGTGGGCGACGAGGACCAGTGCATCTACGCCTGGCGCCGGGCCACCGTGCGCCGGATCATCGAGCTCGACCAGGTCTACCCGGGACTCGAGCGCCACGCCCTGGCCCACAACTACCGCTGCGGCCGGCGCATCGTCACGGCGTCGCGCCGCCTGATCGAGCACAACGAGGTGCGGTTCCGCAAGCCGCTGCGCGCGGGCGGTCGCGAGAAGGGCGTCATCGTCGTGGGTCGTTGCCGCGATCGGCGCGAGGCGGCCGCCCTGGTGGCCCACCTGATCAGCGACGCGGATCCGACCGGGTGCGCGGTCCTGGCCCGCACGTCGCGGCTGCTGGCCGAGGTGGCCGACGCGTGCGGCGGCGCGGCGCCCGTGGAGCTGGCCACGATCCACGCGGCCAAGGGGCGGGAGTGGGAGCGGGTCATCATCTACGCGGCCGACGAGGGGCAGACGCCGCACCGCACGGCCCTCGGCGAGGAGGGCGGGCTGGAAGACGAGCGACGGCTGTTCTACGTGGCGCTGACCCGCGCCAAGCGGCGGCTGGAGATCGTGTGCACGCGGGGACGGGAGAGCCGTTTCCTGGGGGAGGCGTGGATCGGGTAG
- a CDS encoding LysE family translocator, giving the protein MFDSQVLAFALVAGALTITPGADTMLVLRSVLRSGRSAGLATMWGISAGLFVHAALSAIGVSVILARSAALFHAVKLAGAAYLVWLGGKTVWEAWRGRHATGVPSAQPGGVGPATRSGVGRCLLDGFLCNVLNPKVAVFYLAFLPQFIAPGDPVLRKSLLLAAIHGLEGLVWLTAVAFLAAWARHHLLRPAVRRRLESVCGALLVALGLRLALTRD; this is encoded by the coding sequence ATGTTCGACTCCCAGGTCCTGGCCTTCGCCCTCGTGGCGGGCGCCCTGACGATCACCCCCGGCGCCGACACCATGCTCGTCCTGCGCAGCGTGCTGCGGAGCGGGCGGTCGGCCGGACTGGCCACCATGTGGGGGATCAGCGCGGGACTCTTCGTCCACGCGGCGCTGTCGGCGATCGGGGTGTCGGTGATCCTGGCGCGGTCCGCCGCCCTCTTCCACGCGGTGAAGCTCGCCGGCGCGGCGTACCTGGTGTGGTTGGGCGGCAAGACGGTCTGGGAAGCCTGGCGGGGGAGGCACGCCACGGGGGTGCCGTCCGCGCAGCCCGGCGGCGTCGGCCCGGCGACCCGGTCCGGGGTCGGCCGCTGCCTCCTCGACGGCTTCCTCTGCAACGTCCTGAACCCGAAGGTCGCCGTGTTCTACCTGGCGTTCCTGCCCCAGTTCATCGCGCCGGGCGACCCGGTCCTCCGCAAGTCGCTCCTGCTGGCCGCCATCCACGGCCTCGAGGGCCTCGTCTGGCTGACCGCGGTCGCGTTCCTCGCGGCCTGGGCCCGCCACCACCTGCTGCGCCCGGCCGTCCGCCGCCGCCTCGAGTCCGTCTGCGGCGCCCTCCTCGTCGCCCTTGGCCTCCGCCTCGCCCTGACCCGCGACTAG